The sequence GATATTAGCAATGGCACTCAATATTTTGCTTTTGAAGGAATTTATGATAAGTGAAACTGATAGAATAAAGAGCATTATCGATAAAAGCCTCGGCCAAAAGGCCGGCCCCGTACTCTGCACAGGGGTTTTAGGAAATGTAAAGGTGGTAACAAAAAATGTAATAGAAATAATCATAAATATAATCCCGGCTATAAAGTCTTCCCTCCGCAAAATATCACTTCCTCAAGAGATTATTTGCAGGTCCTGCCGGTAATTACGGCAGGACCTATGATTATAAAACTATTTTAATAAACCGAACTTCTTCATAATGCCTTCAACAACCGGGTACTGCTCTTCCATGAATTTTACCGTCTGTTCATGGTCACGGTATAAAGCCCCTATATCGCTCTCCTTAGCCCACTTCTGGAATTCGGGATTTTCGAAGGCTTTTTTACCTGCCTCTCTCAGAATCTGGAGGATGGGTTCGGGAGTGCCTTTCGGTACCGCCAGTACCCTCCAGCTTTCATAAACCACATTATAGCCGAGGTCCTTAAATGTAGGAACATCGGGGAAATCCTCAAGCCTCTCATTACCCATTACCGCCAGCATCCTCAGTGTGCCTGCCTCCAAATGGCTCTTCGATGCCGTTGTTGATGTTATCATGGCATCCAGGTGTTTGCCCAGCATGGCTGCCAGCTGATCCGAAGAACCTTTAAACGGTATATATTTGTATGCCCCTTCTGTTCCCGTTGCTTCTTCCATGACTACCCCTGCCTGATGCCACAGGCCGTTTTCTCCTGCAACTCCAACCTGAAGCTGTTTACCTTCCTGTTTTGCCTTTTTAGCTGCTTCCAGAAACTCATCCAATGTCTTCCATGGGGAGTCCCCGTGAACTATTAATACGCTCGGGTGGTTGGTAAACATATTTATTATGTCAAAGTCTCTGTAGGTGACCGGAGCCAGTTTTTGGGCTTCGACAGTCAGGATATCGAAGGTTAAAAGAGCCATGTTGTATCCATCGGGATCGGCCTTGGCAGCTGCAGACCATCCGATGGACCCGTTACCTCCGGTGATATTTGTAACATTTATCTCCTGACCCAGTTCTTTTTTGAGGTAATTCAGGTATCCTCTAAAGGCCACATCAGAACTGCCGCCTGCTGACCAGGGGCAAATGGCACTTATGGGTTTGGTCGGGTATTTTATCTCTTCTTTTTTCGGCTCTTCTTTCCCGCCGCACCCGGCTAAGGCAAAGGATAAAATACCAAGCAAAGCAACAATTATAATCCCTCTTTGTAATCTTTTGTTTGTAAACATTTTTTTCTCTCCTTTCGATACTTCAAGATAGATGAACCCTCTTTTTTCGATTTAATTACACGGCTCTATCTTTTTCGGAAACCACCCCCTTAAAATGAATGAGTTAAGAAATAAAACTATATCCTATAAGCCTGGGGATTTACCACAGCTTCGATTAATGTTATAACATCGGATTTTAGTGCTTTTTCTATGGCATCCCTTACCTGTTTTTCCGTCTCTACCTTATAGCCTTTTGCACCGAAGGCTTCCGCAACCTTTACAAAGTCAGGATTGGTAAATTCGGTGCCGAATGCAGGGATCCCTTTCCTTTCCTGATTCATCTTTATCAGGCTCAGAGCCTTATCGCACAGCACTACCAATATAACGGGTATGCTGCATCTTACGGCCGTCTCTATCTCTCCTAAATACATTCCCAGCCCGCCGTCTCCCACAAAGGCTATTACCGGCCTGTCGGGATTTAAAAGCTTTGCAGCCATTGCAGCCGGGAAACTGTAACCCATCGAAGATAACCCGTTAGACATAAAGAAGGTCTTGGGCGAATAGGTCTTCCACATCTGACCCGTCAGGAACTTGTGGGCTCCTACATCGGCAGTAGCTATGGTTTCTCTGGGGGCTATTTCCCTTATAATCTCAACCACCCTGTATGGAGCCAGCCCTTCAACATGCGGTGTAATCAGCCTGTAGAGCTCCTTTTTAGTTTCATCAACCTGTTTTTGGTCCCATTTTGTTCCTTCGGGCAGTTCCTCTATCAGGATATCCAATATAGTCTTTATGTCTCCTATTATTTCAATTTCAGCTGGGTAGAACTGTTCGGTGTTTGGCACACTGGAAATGTGAATTGTTTTAACCGACATGCCCCAGGGTTTGTCCAATTCAGTTACATCATAGCCTATATTAATAGTAAGGTCCGCTTTATGGACAAAATCTCTTACCACTTTATCCCCGAGCATCTCTATGACCCCGACAAAAAGGGGATGATCTTCCGGAATAATCCCTTTAGCTTTAGGAGGCACTACCACGGGAATATGCAGTTTTTCTGCCAGTCTGACCAATGACCTGTCAGCCCCGGGGCTCCTGACGGCATCCAGGCCTGCAAGTATAACGGGAGATTTCGAATTAAGAATAGCCTCTACGACTTCATTTAATCCCTGATATGCACTGCCGAATATCCCGGGCAGATTATACTTCACGCTCTCTGCTGAACAGACTTCCCCTTTTACTTCCTGGCCCGCCACATTGCTGGGAAACTCGATATAAACCGGCCCCGGTCTTTCAGCTTTCGCCATATGAATGGCCTTATTTATAACAGAACCGGCATTTTCACTGTTTATGGTTGCACACCACTTGGTAACAGGTCCGTATATGCTTTTAAGATCCAGCTGCTGGTGTACTGCCGTTTCATAGATATCAGTAGGCAGCTGACCTGTTATGGCTATTACAGGAGCCCTATCAAGGTACGCATTGGCAACCCCTGTAAGCATATTCGTGGCCCCCGGCCCAACTGTTGCAAGACATACCCCGGGCTTTCCGGTAATCTCTCCATAGGCATCTGCCATAAAGGATGCCGTTGTTTCATGTTTGGTAAGGATAAATTTGATCCCTGCTCTGCGAAAGGCATCCATTAGTGTGGTTACTTCCCCGCCGGGAAACCCGAATACATAATCAATACCTTCCTTTTTAAGGGCTTCTGCTACAACATCTGCCGTTGTCTTCAACACAATACCTCCTTCGGAAATATATTTCCAAATATTGTCGCCGCCCATCATCAAAGAGGAGCGATTTTATATTATAATTATTCGACACTTCTTAAAAAAATCCTTCTAAAAAAATTCTTATTTTTTATTTTTTTAATTCTTTAATATATCAATTTAAAGAATTTCTAAAGAAAATAAAATACCAAATAGGGGAAAAGCAAAGGAAAGCTAATAGTGCACTAAAAAAGCCCTTATTAAGATATTCCCTTAAAGGATTTATCGTTTTTATAGAGAATTAAAAATCAAATAAAATATTTTTTATAAGAAAGGATGAAACAAAATGGGGACTTTTAAGGTAATAAGCCTGCCCAAACTCAATAACCTTACACCTACTATCGAATCTACTGCATTAAAGCTTATGGAAGAAGCCGGAGAACTGGCACAGGCTATAGGAAAATTTCGGGGTTTAAACGGAGAGGAAGTTAAAATGGAAGAATGGGAAATAATAGACAGGATCTCCACGGAGCTCCTCGATGTGGCCCAGGTAGCCGTTTCTATGATGTTTGTATTAGAGGAAACCTATAATATAGATGTTAATGAAAAGATAAGAAAACATATTGAAAAACTAAAAGCCAAGGGATATATTAAGAACGGCGAACCCTCCTCATAATAGTATAAGCCAGCAGCAGCACAGGTGGGGTAATGAGATGGGTCATTGTAAAAAATCCGATACCCCAGTAATCATTAACATATCCTAATGCAGCCAGCGAATTTTCCCTTATGGTTTCTTCGATTACACCCCTGAGGAGCTGATGGTAAAAAATGAATGACCAGAATTGGTACCCTGCAGGGGGTTT is a genomic window of Koleobacter methoxysyntrophicus containing:
- a CDS encoding tripartite tricarboxylate transporter substrate binding protein: MFTNKRLQRGIIIVALLGILSFALAGCGGKEEPKKEEIKYPTKPISAICPWSAGGSSDVAFRGYLNYLKKELGQEINVTNITGGNGSIGWSAAAKADPDGYNMALLTFDILTVEAQKLAPVTYRDFDIINMFTNHPSVLIVHGDSPWKTLDEFLEAAKKAKQEGKQLQVGVAGENGLWHQAGVVMEEATGTEGAYKYIPFKGSSDQLAAMLGKHLDAMITSTTASKSHLEAGTLRMLAVMGNERLEDFPDVPTFKDLGYNVVYESWRVLAVPKGTPEPILQILREAGKKAFENPEFQKWAKESDIGALYRDHEQTVKFMEEQYPVVEGIMKKFGLLK
- a CDS encoding thiamine pyrophosphate-binding protein yields the protein MKTTADVVAEALKKEGIDYVFGFPGGEVTTLMDAFRRAGIKFILTKHETTASFMADAYGEITGKPGVCLATVGPGATNMLTGVANAYLDRAPVIAITGQLPTDIYETAVHQQLDLKSIYGPVTKWCATINSENAGSVINKAIHMAKAERPGPVYIEFPSNVAGQEVKGEVCSAESVKYNLPGIFGSAYQGLNEVVEAILNSKSPVILAGLDAVRSPGADRSLVRLAEKLHIPVVVPPKAKGIIPEDHPLFVGVIEMLGDKVVRDFVHKADLTINIGYDVTELDKPWGMSVKTIHISSVPNTEQFYPAEIEIIGDIKTILDILIEELPEGTKWDQKQVDETKKELYRLITPHVEGLAPYRVVEIIREIAPRETIATADVGAHKFLTGQMWKTYSPKTFFMSNGLSSMGYSFPAAMAAKLLNPDRPVIAFVGDGGLGMYLGEIETAVRCSIPVILVVLCDKALSLIKMNQERKGIPAFGTEFTNPDFVKVAEAFGAKGYKVETEKQVRDAIEKALKSDVITLIEAVVNPQAYRI
- a CDS encoding MazG-like family protein, translating into MGTFKVISLPKLNNLTPTIESTALKLMEEAGELAQAIGKFRGLNGEEVKMEEWEIIDRISTELLDVAQVAVSMMFVLEETYNIDVNEKIRKHIEKLKAKGYIKNGEPSS